DNA sequence from the Mus caroli chromosome X, CAROLI_EIJ_v1.1, whole genome shotgun sequence genome:
gatccTAAATTTAAGGCCAATCTGGGTTACATAAGGATTTCTAGGATTCCATTGGCTGAGATCCTGGATCATAGTAAATCGTAAACAAACAGCGCTAAAAATTGACTGCTGATGACAAGGGCCCATTCCAGGCAAACCGGGGCCAGGGCAAAGGAAAGCAAGAGTGAAGGGGGCCAGAGAGAAAAGGCATAAATGGCACAGGTAGCATGCGTGACTTCAGAAGCACCCTATCTTCGATCAGTCTCCAGAGCAAGGATGGTATCAGGGAGCCCTGGGAAATGTGGGCATATTTCCCAGCATTAATTCATGTCCTCTGAGTCAGACTCTATTGTGatcttctgattctttttttccttttttattagatatttttcttcatttacatttcaaaagtcccctataccctccccctgctctggaCCTTCTGATTCTTAAAGCAAACCTGGTATATGATGACAATCGCGACTGTTTTACTGTATTGAACACGCAGTGTCAGTAAATGAAGCTGTACATTGTGAAATTATACTTTTGAGAACCTGCTTTTAAAAAGAaccctttttttattaggtattttccttgtttacatttccaatgctatcccaaaagtcccccatacccacccccccaatcNNNNNNNNNNNNNNNNNNNNNNNNNNNNNNNNNNNNNNNNNNNNNNNNNNNNNNNNNNNNNNNNNNNNNNNNNNNNNNNNNNNNNNNNNNNNNNNNNNNNNNNNNNNNNNNNNNNNNNNNNNNNNNNNNNNNNNNNNNNNNNNNNNNNNNNNNNNNNNNNNNNNNNNNNNNNNNNNNNNNNNNNNNNNNNNNNNNNNNNNNNNNNNNNNNNNNNNNNNNNNNNNNNNNNNNNNNNNNNNNNNNNNNNNNNNNNNNNNNNNNNNNNagctatatctgggtcctttcagcaaaatctttctagtgtatgcaatggtgtcagcgtttggaagctgattatgggatggatccctggatatggcaaccactagatggtccatcctttcgtcacagctccaaacagtgtctctgtaactccttccatgggtgttttgttcccatttctaggaaggggcacagtgtccacactttggtcttcgttcttcttgagtttcatgcgtttagcaaattgtatcttatatcttgtgtatcctaagtttctgggctaatatccacttatcagagagtacatattgtgtgagttcctttgatttcacatcatgcactccaatcccacccatctcctcctcccttcaTATCCGTCCTCTGCCTTTGCAACCTCCcctggaaaacaaaagaaaacaaccccacaaacaacaacaaaaaacacaacttattgtggaagctgtagtgtgtgtTATACTATACCTTTTTTTCCACACATCTTCACTAGCAAATGTCACTGTAAGGTCTAGTTCAAGCCTCTGGCTGCTGCTACACCAacaatactggatcctcatggGGACACTTCTCAGATaccctgctgttgccctgtgtcatggagaccttacagctttggatctgcaggaccagcctCTTCATGTATTCCAACACTTGACAGATGGgttagatgttggggtgggctgaCTGAAAGCCCTGGCCCTGCGTCTGgttggtagctgagttggtcagtctGACAGCTCTCCTGCATCCATGCAATTTGCCCTGACAAGGGGCAGGGACAACTTTTGAGTTCTCATTCCCTTGGGGTCGGTTCAACCTTGCCCGTGTCACAAGCTCTAGCACACTGCTGAGGCGAGGTGAAAGGTCACTCTCTGGAGTGCTGCAGCTGTCAAGAGGCTGGGTCAGCTCACCACCCTCACACCCCTCAGGGCCAACTTCCCCACTTGCCTAGGCAtagaaacttctttctttctttctttttttatttaaaggcatttttattagatattttcttcatttaaatttcaaatgctatccccaaagccccctattcctctcccctgctccccccacacccactctcgcttcctggccctggcattcccctgtactggggcatatgatctttgcaataccaagggcctctcctcccattgtcagccatcctctgctacatggtAACTATTTTAGGGAAGTTCTGAACGCCCTCTATTCAATTAAGTTGTGGAACAAGCTTACAGCCTTGTCTCTCCTTTGCCATGTTTGCTTTTGCCCACCCCCTTTGAGACACTTCCCTCTAGCCTAGGTTGAAAAGGACCTTGAATTCTTgtttctcctgcttccacttccaaAGTGATGCAATTATATGCATAAGTCACAATgttacacagttttttttttttctttaaagatagggtctcatatgTCCTGGGCTGGTGTAGAACTAACTGGCTTTTGTAGCATATGATGACATCAAACTTTTGGCTCATTTGTTTCCACCTCCTGACTTCTGGGTATTGCTTGTGTGTACAACCATACTGAGTttctgctggggattgaacctagggttGTGTGCACATtgggcactctaccaactgagcccaACTCTATcctctttgagagagagagagagagagagagagagagagagagagagagagagagagagtctctctttctccctctcatcATTTGGAATTGTGGGGACGTTGCATATGGCATAATGTGCCCCGTGATGGAAATGATACGAAGTGGAGCAGCCTCCTAGTTGAAAATCCCATCTTCAGACTGCAGTAGATAGACAAGAGGGTCAGGTTGGACattaatttttcaagacagtgtctcactgtgtagccctgcctatcctggaactcaccatttaGGGCAGACTGGCCACAAATTCACAGAAACCTGCCTGTCCCTGTCTTGATTGTTGGGATTAAAAACAGTTATTTTTGTATGCTtgtgcgcatacacacatgctACAGCAAATGTGTGGACGCAAGGGAACAGCTCTCGGGAGTAGGCTCTCTCCACTAGCCATGTCCCAGGAATTAACTGAAGTAGTCAGGACTACTGACAAGtcctttacccaatgagccatttTGTTGATCCTAGGTTGGCTATTAAACAAGTTTTTCTAGAGGATGTCCAAGAGTCATTCATTCTCCAAAACTtgttgaactaaaaaaaaaaaaaaattataaaaaaggtTTGACATGTGGGGCCCACAGCTTCTGCCCTGAGTAGCTGTAACAGGACAGTTACCGAGCTCCTTAACATGGCTTTCAGGCTTTCAGACTTCAGATTATAGAGTTTaggaacattgtgtgtgtgtgtgtgtgtgtgtgtgtgtgtgtgtgagagagagagagagagagagagagagagacagacagacagacagacagagacagagacagagacagagagagagacagagagagacagagagagacagagagagacagagagagacagagagagagagagagagaaccaatgCATGTGCTTCCTGGTGccaaaggaggccagaagagggcctgggCCACACTGGAGTTGGAATTACGGGTGTTTGTGATCTGTCAGAAGCTGAAAATTGAACTCGGATCCCCTGCAAGAGGAACAAGCACTTGTAACCTTGAAGCCTTCACTCTAGCCCCAGCTTAGGAATAGCTAAGCTACCTAATCAAACTGGGCCAAAATTCACTAATACCCACCACCAGATCGGCAGTTTCTTCCCATAACCGCACACAACACACTCTATGGAGGAAACCTAATAAACACAGCACACAGTGCTACAGTACAGGTAGGGCAATAAATCTCGGGACCTCAGAAAGGAGTACTGATTGCTGTGTATTCCTAGTCCAGTCTGGGAAACGTAGTGAATACATCAGAGGCTAGGGCTATGGTAACaagcctgcctcaaacaaaacagagaggggggaaaaaagcccaAAAATAGCACCAGAAATGTCTGGGAAAAATATTCAGAGTTCAAATTGTGCCCTAATCTTCAAGGTATGTAGCTGAGCCATTCATTTTACTGCTATCCTTTATTCTAGATGTGCGCATGTGTGGGAGCGTGTATGTGCACAACAGTGTAGAAGCCCTTGGAGTTCAAAGGCATCAGATTTTCTGGAGAGTTGCAAGGGGCCATGAGCCACATGACCTTAGTACTTTGAACCAGAGTTCTCTGCAGCAGCAATATAACTTGCTCATAAGTATGAAACCATTTCTCTACTCctaactgttttttttaaatgattgtatGTGTTCTGAGTGCAtactgtgaaggtcagaggacaactttcttggatttttttctcttttattctggaattgaactcagggttttATGCTTTTGTAGCAAGCACCTATATCCTCTGAGCCACCAGCTCCTAGATTGTTCTTTGTTCCAATTTTAGAAAAAATTCCAATTTGTAAATGTTTTACCAACAACCATGCCAATTATTCTGGCAGTGTCTTAAGATGACATaactattttagaaaaattaaaatctaggGTTAGGACTTTTCATACTACATTACTATAGGCTAAAAATAGGACAGTCAGGTATTTTGACTTTTGAGATATCTTCATCAGAgctaaatatgtatttaattgCTTATATACTGTGTTTGGTTAAATTGTCCTTTTATCTCAACACCACAACCTAAATTTGTTCAATTTGCTAAGTCTTTATGCTTTAATCTAAAAATGCATATATGGATTTCTTGCCTGTGTGGATGGACCATATGCACAGGGAAACCGGAAGAGTGTCAAATCTGAAACCGGAGGTAAAGGTCGTTGGGAGCCATCATGTTACATTCTGGAATTTGAATCTGGATCCTCTTGACTGTTGAGTTATCTCTCCcgacttgttttaaaaaatgattattgGAATCATAAAGTTAAGCCTTGGGTACTGAACTCACTTCCACCCACCCAGAAGTATTCCCTAAGCAACAACACTGCTACACacagttaaattttatttactcttaCACAGTAAACAGGAGGTGCAGGTTGgttccttgtctttttctttttccattagtAGCTTACAATTCTTTGGGTGAGATTCCCATTAGAAGTTTACTCAATTTTGTTTATTACCCCCAAATGCCAATTTTAACATTCACTTTGCAAATATCAGATAGGGAATAAAATGGGAAGCTAGCTTATTCCTTTTTCAACTCCTCccaaaatttattaaatttcacAAACATGGGGCAGGTAACAAGGAGAAAACTGTGAAACGTCTTGTTGCACCTTTTAGAATGACTGCTTGAGCATCTCTTCCGGTTCACTGTGCCCAACGGATTCAGCTTCAGGTTCAACACTTGTCGGCATTCCAACTTCGTTTCTGAGGGGAATAATACAACACATGTTCAAGATTTTGTGATaggtaaaatgaaataatagtCAACTGGTggtgaccctcctgtctctgtgctAGGACCCTAAGAGCTGGGGACACTGAAGCTTAGCAAAGATGATAGGGCCCACCAAATGGGTCTCCTACAGCCTGTGActatggagggaagggaaggaaacccAAGGGGTCCCCAGATTTCAAGCCCCCTAGAGCAAGTGGTTTACCTCACAAAGATGTTGGGGAACTGAGTGCGTTGGAAGACGTGGTCCAGATCTTCAAGTTTCAGCTGGCTGAAGGCTCTGCAGATCATGATTATGTCAGCATCGTCCTGCAAATGTTGGATCCTGGTTTCTGCAGGTAGAGTTGGCTGGTCCTGGTCACCGTAGCCCTTGTTTTTGCCTCCGGACGCTCCTGCACCCACAAAACTACTGTCTTCTCCTGTCGCTCTTCCCAAATCAGATTTAGGCCAAAGTTGGTCACCACCATCATTTCCTCCCTCAACACTGATCATAGGTGGCATCACTTCTGAAAAGGATAAAGAGAGAAGATGCGAAGAGGCAGATAGAAAAACCTAAAGGCATTCAGACCCCTGACATCCAAAGGCCACAAGCAAGGAGTAGTAGCACTTGTGGCGGTCTCTACTCTCTTATCCACTTGTGTACGtcacaaaactttttttttttccttgggggGTATACCCTCTAAAATCCCCCAGAGGTTTCTTTGGGGAGGCGTGCCCACCGATTTCTCTATTGCAGCCCAAGTACCAACCTTTAGCTTTTTCTGAAGACGTATCAATTCCGAGGCTCTGGTAGCTGATGTCCTGGTGTTCAAACTTGCGGGGATGGTCCATTTTAAAGGTGTCTTTGAAACTTTAGGCGCTTAGAGCTCTCTCGGGGGTCTACTCTGCAAGATGACAGTTGGGCCGTCCTCTCACTGCGCCACCACCAACGGTTCTGCCCCAAGCGTTGAGAGGCCAGCGCAAGGGGCTTGTAGCGACTATGACGTTCACGGGCTGATGATTGGACAGCTTGTGACATGTATGACGATGGGGATTGGATAAGTTGCAGGAGCACTACACTGGTGATTGGACAGGTTAGACCATGCCCAAGGTTTGTGACTGGATGGGCTGTGATGATTTGGAGCTGCAAATTGGACTAAGGGATCCTATCCCTGTGCATTGAACGGCTGTGACAGGCAGGACAGTGGGGGATTGGACAGGCTAGGAGACACATAAAGTGTGTGACTGTATGCGCTGTGATGCATTTGATGCTGCAATTTCGATTGTCTAGAGGTCTTCTGTTCTTAGGGATTGGATCGGTGGGGAGGCACATTCACACAACCCTAGAGATTGGAGGGCTAGAATGTGCATATGTGCTATGCCGGGGACTGCGCAGATTGCAAAGGGCACGCATGATGTTGTGGAGATTGAGTGACACGCTTCCGGGTGTGGCTTTTCGGAGGGAAAACGTGTGTCTTGTGGGGGAAGGGGCAGAAGAGCGAGACTAAGAGTGAAATCTCACGAGAGCCTCTGAGCTTGCTGAGAAAAGCCCAGCCTTCAAGGTACGCGTGTGCATTTATAGTACGCATGCGCACTTATAGTGTGATGCCTTCCCGCCTCGAGCTACGTAGAACTGGAAGACCGAGTTTCTCCAAGCTCAGCTCTCTTGGAAGAAAGGATTTGCCTCAGGGTTCTAACCCATTCTCTCCCAAAGTGTCAAAGTTGTAAATAAGAGGAGACAACCAGGGGGCTGGTGAagtggctcagaggtttagagcactggctgctcttccagaggtcctgagttcaattcccatcaaccacatggtggctcacaaccatctatagggggaactgatgccctcttcaggcaggcagTTGTAAATGTAGCagaacatacatacattaaataaatgaaaaattaaaaaaaagaaaaagaaaaaaagaggagacaaCCAGGCAGTAGTTTACAAGCTAAGAGTTTGCCCAACCACATATGAGAAGCTGAGGGCACAAAGCGAGGCAAGGTGTCCAACACCCAGACTAGCAGCTGCAGggagaagcaagcaagcagttcAAAGCCAAGAGCATGCACTTAGCTGGGGGTATTTTGACCGTGAGTTTCTAGAACTGGGTTGGGGAAGCAATGGAGCCGGCTGATGGAGGAAACTTTGCTTTGGCACAGTAATCAGATAAGAAGTGCACAGACTTATACAACAGTGAATTGAATCTGGGAAGTGAGAAAACACATCCTCCTCAACGaccatttcctatttttttttcaaaacaggaatGTGGGTGACAGGAAGTCCTTAGGTAACAATAGAAGTAACCAAAAAGGA
Encoded proteins:
- the LOC110287406 gene encoding uncharacterized protein LOC110287406, encoding MDHPRKFEHQDISYQSLGIDTSSEKAKEVMPPMISVEGGNDGGDQLWPKSDLGRATGEDSSFVGAGASGGKNKGYGDQDQPTLPAETRIQHLQDDADIIMICRAFSQLKLEDLDHVFQRTQFPNIFVRNEVGMPTSVEPEAESVGHSEPEEMLKQSF